Proteins encoded within one genomic window of Eleutherodactylus coqui strain aEleCoq1 chromosome 1, aEleCoq1.hap1, whole genome shotgun sequence:
- the LOC136608007 gene encoding oocyte zinc finger protein XlCOF22-like isoform X2 has translation MDTERNDITIRILNFTLEIIYLLTGEVYTIVKKTSGDCTTPNSHLHESGGWSRSQSPITEAPPHLPIHEQKILELTNKITELLTGEVPIRCQDVAVYFSMEEWEYVESRKDLYKNIMMGNLQLFTSEENPSAKSDGNFMSSSLNYKIEDKEIMQYSSGENLITLKVHSKLDSTDQSYDPSKNSDGNSMSFLNCKTEDEDIVPHSSGENLINIIEYPKFESKDLYDSTNHKEHSLDQSQDFTTGTGQKMFGEYEKQVVHNSGLFIHRIIHTGEKLYSCSECRKCFAHKASLQRHERIHTGERPYSCSECGKCFSRKSDLARHIRIHTGEKPYSCSECGKCFSDRSDLARHRRSHTGEKPFSCPECGKCYTEKFDLARHVRVHRGDKPYSCLECGKCFTDKSDLVKHQRIHTGEKPFSCSECGKCFVIKSNLVRHEKLHRGEKPFSCPECGKCFTDNSDLVRHVRIHTGDKPYCCLECGKGFTDKSVLVTHQRIHTGEKPFPCPECGKCFVMKSNLIKHQRIHTGEKPFSCSVCGKCFTANDKRNAHQRRHSGENPFSCSECGKCFMQKSDLVTHQKCHLEKKSI, from the exons atggacACAGAAAGAAATGACATTACCATAAGAATATTAAACTTCAccttggagatcatctacctgctgaccggggaG GTTTACACAATAGTAAAGAAGACATCGGGTGACTGTAcgactcccaacagccatctccatgagtcaggaggatggagcaggagccagagccccatcacagaggctcctcctcacttaccgatacatgagcagaagatcctagaactcaccaacaagatcactgagctgctgactggagag gttcctataaggtgtcaggatgtcgctgtctatttctccatggaggagtgggagtatgtagaaagTCGCAAGGATCTGTATAAGAACATCATGATGGGAAACCTCCAGCTTTTTACATCAGAAG AAaatcccagtgcaaaatctgatgGAAACTTCATGTCGTCATCGCTAAATTACAAGATAGAAGATAAAGAGATCATGCAGTACTcttcaggagaaaacctcattaccCTTAAAGTACATTCAAAACTTGACAGTACAGATCAGTCATATGATCCCAGTAAGAATTCTGATGGAAATTCCATGTCCTTTCTAAACTGTAAAACAGAAGATGAAGATATTGTGCCGCACTCTTCAGGAGAAAACCTTATTAACATTATTGAATATCCAAAATTTGAGAGTAAAGATCTATATGATTCCACTAATCACAAGGAACATTCGCTTGACCAATCACAGGATTTTACTACAGGTACGGGTCAGAAAATGTTTGGAGAATATGAAAAACAGGTTGTACACAATTCAGGTCTTTTTATACACAGaataattcacacaggagagaaactgtACTCATGTTCAGAATGCAGGAAATGTTTTGCACATAAAGCAAGTCTCCAGAGACATGAACGCATTCATACAGGAGAGAGGCCAtactcctgttcagaatgtgggaaatgtttttcacgTAAATCAGATCTTGCTAGACATatcagaattcacacaggagagaaaccgtattcatgttcagaatgtgggaaatgtttttccgaCAGATCAGATCTTGCTCGACATAGGaggagtcacacaggagagaagccattttcatgtccagaatgtgggaaatgttatacAGAGAAATTTGATCTTGCTAGACATGTGAGAGTTCACAGAGGGGATAAGCCATACtcctgtttagaatgtgggaaatgttttacagataaatcggatcttgttaaacatcagagaattcacacaggagaaaaaccattttcatgttcagaatgtgggaaatgttttgttatcaaatcaaatcttgttagacatgagaAACTTCACAGAGGAGAGAAACcgttttcatgtccagaatgtgggaaatgttttacagataatTCCGATCTTGTTAGACAtgtgagaattcacacaggggacaaGCCATACtgctgtttagaatgtgggaaaggttttacagataaatctgttcttgttacacatcagagaattcacacaggagagaaaccatttccatgtccagaatgtgggaaatgttttgtgaTGAAATCAAATCtcattaaacatcagagaattcacacaggagagaagccattttcatgttcagtatgtggtaAATGTTTCACTGCTAATGACAAACGTAATGCTCATCAGAGACGTCACTCAGGAGAGAACCCgttctcatgttcagaatgtgggaaatgttttatgcagaaatcagatcttgttacacatcaaaaATGTCACTTAGAAAAGAAGTCAATTTGA
- the LOC136608007 gene encoding oocyte zinc finger protein XlCOF22-like isoform X1, whose amino-acid sequence MSGSQSPSFYLGKNTWFSPLHVSPHTQVYTIVKKTSGDCTTPNSHLHESGGWSRSQSPITEAPPHLPIHEQKILELTNKITELLTGEVPIRCQDVAVYFSMEEWEYVESRKDLYKNIMMGNLQLFTSEENPSAKSDGNFMSSSLNYKIEDKEIMQYSSGENLITLKVHSKLDSTDQSYDPSKNSDGNSMSFLNCKTEDEDIVPHSSGENLINIIEYPKFESKDLYDSTNHKEHSLDQSQDFTTGTGQKMFGEYEKQVVHNSGLFIHRIIHTGEKLYSCSECRKCFAHKASLQRHERIHTGERPYSCSECGKCFSRKSDLARHIRIHTGEKPYSCSECGKCFSDRSDLARHRRSHTGEKPFSCPECGKCYTEKFDLARHVRVHRGDKPYSCLECGKCFTDKSDLVKHQRIHTGEKPFSCSECGKCFVIKSNLVRHEKLHRGEKPFSCPECGKCFTDNSDLVRHVRIHTGDKPYCCLECGKGFTDKSVLVTHQRIHTGEKPFPCPECGKCFVMKSNLIKHQRIHTGEKPFSCSVCGKCFTANDKRNAHQRRHSGENPFSCSECGKCFMQKSDLVTHQKCHLEKKSI is encoded by the exons ATGTCGGggtcacaatctccctctttctacctAGGGAAGAATACTTGGTTCAGTCCTCTGCATGTTTCTCCCCATACACAGGTTTACACAATAGTAAAGAAGACATCGGGTGACTGTAcgactcccaacagccatctccatgagtcaggaggatggagcaggagccagagccccatcacagaggctcctcctcacttaccgatacatgagcagaagatcctagaactcaccaacaagatcactgagctgctgactggagag gttcctataaggtgtcaggatgtcgctgtctatttctccatggaggagtgggagtatgtagaaagTCGCAAGGATCTGTATAAGAACATCATGATGGGAAACCTCCAGCTTTTTACATCAGAAG AAaatcccagtgcaaaatctgatgGAAACTTCATGTCGTCATCGCTAAATTACAAGATAGAAGATAAAGAGATCATGCAGTACTcttcaggagaaaacctcattaccCTTAAAGTACATTCAAAACTTGACAGTACAGATCAGTCATATGATCCCAGTAAGAATTCTGATGGAAATTCCATGTCCTTTCTAAACTGTAAAACAGAAGATGAAGATATTGTGCCGCACTCTTCAGGAGAAAACCTTATTAACATTATTGAATATCCAAAATTTGAGAGTAAAGATCTATATGATTCCACTAATCACAAGGAACATTCGCTTGACCAATCACAGGATTTTACTACAGGTACGGGTCAGAAAATGTTTGGAGAATATGAAAAACAGGTTGTACACAATTCAGGTCTTTTTATACACAGaataattcacacaggagagaaactgtACTCATGTTCAGAATGCAGGAAATGTTTTGCACATAAAGCAAGTCTCCAGAGACATGAACGCATTCATACAGGAGAGAGGCCAtactcctgttcagaatgtgggaaatgtttttcacgTAAATCAGATCTTGCTAGACATatcagaattcacacaggagagaaaccgtattcatgttcagaatgtgggaaatgtttttccgaCAGATCAGATCTTGCTCGACATAGGaggagtcacacaggagagaagccattttcatgtccagaatgtgggaaatgttatacAGAGAAATTTGATCTTGCTAGACATGTGAGAGTTCACAGAGGGGATAAGCCATACtcctgtttagaatgtgggaaatgttttacagataaatcggatcttgttaaacatcagagaattcacacaggagaaaaaccattttcatgttcagaatgtgggaaatgttttgttatcaaatcaaatcttgttagacatgagaAACTTCACAGAGGAGAGAAACcgttttcatgtccagaatgtgggaaatgttttacagataatTCCGATCTTGTTAGACAtgtgagaattcacacaggggacaaGCCATACtgctgtttagaatgtgggaaaggttttacagataaatctgttcttgttacacatcagagaattcacacaggagagaaaccatttccatgtccagaatgtgggaaatgttttgtgaTGAAATCAAATCtcattaaacatcagagaattcacacaggagagaagccattttcatgttcagtatgtggtaAATGTTTCACTGCTAATGACAAACGTAATGCTCATCAGAGACGTCACTCAGGAGAGAACCCgttctcatgttcagaatgtgggaaatgttttatgcagaaatcagatcttgttacacatcaaaaATGTCACTTAGAAAAGAAGTCAATTTGA